One genomic window of Opitutia bacterium includes the following:
- the cls gene encoding cardiolipin synthase translates to MMTLLLIGYFATWGFIPHLLLRQKRPAATLAWLWAILFIPFLGAFAYFAIGTDRLHRHRLKRRSFFSARATRQAAPASATDEATAALLQTLPRRDRQFLQLLSRINQLPASSTTSLRLLCDAAEFYPALEQRIREARHHIHLEFYIWEADETGERFLRLLAEAARRGVIVRLLLDGVGSHGLPQEQLADYEDAGGNFSWFQSLAPLRMRFFMNLRNHRKLQIIDGRIAFVGGMNIGREHEAVDPVLGSWRDVQVEACGAIVGELQEVFADDWFFATGEKISEDCYYAPASEPPRDAAHIVLGGPDRRNEPINRSIVSLLNEAGERVWIATGYFVPDGIVLSALELAASRGVDVRLLISGRSDHPWLVTVGRSSYEQLLAAGVRIFEYSAGIHHAKLALVDERWAMVGSANLDYRSMRLNFELNLLVHSHERNAELAGIFERDFRLSREIDPAAFSRRPFRQRLAEAALRPFSPVL, encoded by the coding sequence ATGATGACGCTGCTTCTCATCGGTTACTTCGCGACTTGGGGCTTCATTCCCCACTTGCTGCTGCGCCAGAAGCGTCCAGCGGCCACGCTGGCCTGGTTGTGGGCCATCCTTTTCATCCCGTTCCTCGGAGCCTTCGCGTATTTCGCCATCGGCACGGATCGCTTGCATCGCCATCGGCTCAAGCGCCGGAGTTTCTTCTCCGCCCGCGCAACGCGCCAGGCTGCGCCGGCCAGCGCCACCGACGAAGCCACCGCCGCGCTACTGCAGACCCTGCCGCGCCGGGATCGGCAATTCCTCCAACTGTTGTCGCGAATCAATCAGCTGCCCGCCAGCTCCACCACCAGCCTGCGACTGCTGTGCGACGCCGCGGAATTTTATCCGGCACTAGAGCAACGAATCCGCGAAGCCCGGCACCACATCCACCTTGAGTTCTACATCTGGGAGGCGGATGAGACCGGCGAACGCTTTCTGCGCTTGCTGGCGGAAGCCGCCCGACGCGGCGTGATCGTGCGCCTGCTCCTCGATGGCGTCGGATCGCACGGCCTGCCGCAGGAGCAGCTCGCGGACTACGAGGACGCCGGAGGGAATTTCTCGTGGTTCCAAAGTCTCGCACCCCTGCGCATGCGTTTTTTCATGAACCTGCGCAATCACCGCAAACTGCAGATCATCGACGGTCGCATCGCCTTCGTCGGCGGCATGAACATCGGTCGAGAACACGAGGCCGTCGATCCGGTGCTGGGGAGCTGGCGCGACGTGCAGGTGGAAGCGTGCGGCGCCATCGTCGGCGAATTGCAGGAGGTGTTCGCCGACGACTGGTTCTTCGCCACCGGGGAGAAAATCTCCGAGGACTGCTACTACGCTCCGGCGTCCGAACCGCCGCGCGATGCAGCGCACATCGTCCTCGGCGGCCCTGACCGGCGCAACGAGCCGATCAACCGCTCCATCGTCAGTCTGCTCAACGAAGCAGGCGAACGAGTGTGGATCGCGACCGGCTATTTCGTGCCCGATGGAATTGTGCTTTCCGCCCTCGAACTGGCAGCCAGTCGCGGCGTCGACGTGCGACTTCTCATCTCGGGCCGGTCGGACCATCCCTGGCTCGTGACCGTCGGTCGCTCGTCCTACGAGCAACTGCTCGCCGCCGGCGTGCGCATCTTCGAATACTCCGCAGGCATCCATCACGCCAAGCTCGCGCTGGTCGATGAGCGCTGGGCAATGGTCGGCTCGGCCAATCTCGACTACCGATCGATGCGGCTGAACTTTGAACTCAACCTCCTCGTGCACTCGCACGAGCGCAATGCGGAGCTGGCTGGCATCTTCGAGCGCGACTTTCGCCTCAGTCGGGAAATCGACCCCGCGGCGTTCTCGCGCCGTCCGTTCCGGCAGCGCCTTGCCGAAGCGGCGCTCCGCCCCTTTTCACCCGTGTTGTGA